The Pocillopora verrucosa isolate sample1 chromosome 14, ASM3666991v2, whole genome shotgun sequence genome has a segment encoding these proteins:
- the LOC131794899 gene encoding uncharacterized protein: protein MKTVKFIGSIYILKMILPILTTISKCFQAGVVSFAKIVPTLQYAKEQLKQIATNETPIAVLKQDLQPEGRLQLVLKDLRARDQPDQSLPTSHQETQLKSFLKKYVGALTGNIDARFQESSPVLDSFKIFDLLSVPTKTDDGFSEYGSSMIKKLADHYFPGPQHAEDHQQLIVEWQKAKYDLLQWKENDLPQAIRQGEGSITATDWCLSKLMQPPYRSHYPMLSFMAEVCLSCPDSNAWPERGASVLKWQKNRLRSRIKNDLLNPLLHISINGPKQQSKELPSLIRDVVAEWLKEKDRRKLKKLPPISATVASSSLAEAVPYHPPTLDEAIPHDLDVPSSVEVDDSQSIKSEPNVDAYVAALQLECDEKSHNMEDSDYESDYFSD from the exons ATGAAGACCGTGAAATTCATAG GGAGTATTTATATCCTGAAGATGATTCTTCCTATCCTCACAACAATCAGCAAATGTTTCCAAGCTGGTGTAGTTTCATTTGCCAAGATTGTTCCTACACTTCAGTATGCCAAGGAACAACTCAAGCAAATTGCTACCAACGAGACACCTATCGCAGTGCTAAAACAG GACTTGCAACCTGAAGGACGACTCCAACTTGTTTTGAAGGACTTAAGAGCAAGAGACCAGCCAGACCAGTCACTGCCAACATCCCACCAAGAAACTCAACTCAAAAGCTTTTTGAAGAAGTATGTTGGTGCCCTGACTGGAAACATTGATGCACGGTTCCAGGAGTCCTCTCCCGTACTTGATTCCTTCAAGATATTTGATTTACTTTCTGTTCCTACAAAAACCGACGATGGCTTCAG tgAATATGGCTCCAGCATGATTAAGAAGTTGGCCGACCATTACTTCCCAGGGCCTCAGCATGCAGAAGATCACCAACAGCTTATTGTGGAATGGCAAAAGGCAAAATATGACCTACTGCAGTGGAAGGAAAATGATCTGCCACAAGCTATTCGTCAGGGGGAAGGTTCAATTACAGCTACTGATTGGTGCCTATCCAAGCTGATGCAGCCACCCTATAGATCTCACTATCCCATGCTGTCATTCATGGCTGAAGTTTGTCTAAGTTGCCCAGACAGTAATGCTTGGCCTGAGAGGGGAGCCAGTGTCCTGAAATGGCAGAAGAACAGGTTGCGGTCAAGAATCAAAAATGATTTGCTAAACCCCTTGTTGCACATTTCTATCAATGGGCCCAAACAACAGTCAAAGGAGTTGCCATCCTTAATCCGTGATGTGGTTGCAGAGTGGCTGAAAGAAAAGGATAGAAGGAAGCTTAAAAAGCTTCCTCCCATCTCAGCTACTGTGGCCTCATCTTCCTTGGCAGAAGCAGTCCCATACCATCCACCAACACTCGATGAAGCCATTCCACATGATCTAGATGTACCATCCTCCGTGGAAGTTGATGATTCACAAAGCATCAAGAGTGAGCCAAATGTCGACGCGTATGTTGCTGCTCTCCAGCTTGAATGCGATGAGAAAAGCCACAACATGGAAGATTCTGACTATGAATCAGACTATTTCTCTGATTAG
- the LOC131794770 gene encoding uncharacterized protein, whose amino-acid sequence MGSRLQELFVALFLFGIIPSSLQVPSCAKVPLTSQKILKRLRRNFMFVEKPSASPQPSVGIPRRSTREVTLQLQGYSKCPWSWAQDDNPNRFPRFLTKAVCPNCKHFCRAVRYSHRGLVQKCDVRTGEVVWKWAVVELPVAFLFDP is encoded by the coding sequence CTTTTTGTGGCACTTTTCCTATTTGGCATAATTCCATCCTCTCTTCAAGTTCCTTCATGTGCGAAAGTTCCTCTTACTTCTCAAAAGATCCTGAAACGTCTACGCCGAAATTTCATGTTTGTCGAGAAACCTTCAGCTTCACCGCAGCCGTCCGTTGGGATTCCAAGGCGGAGTACTCGTGAAGTCACCTTGCAGCTGCAAGGATACTCAAAGTGCCCCTGGAGCTGGGCACAAGATGACAACCCAAATCGTTTTCCTCGATTCCTGACCAAGGCCGTGTGTCCTAATTGTAAGCACTTCTGCCGTGCAGTGAGGTACTCTCATAGGGGCCTGGTACAGAAATGTGATGTCAGAACAGGGGAAGTGGTTTGGAAGTGGGCTGTAGTTGAACTTCCGGTAGCATTCTTGTTTGATCCATGA
- the LOC136278224 gene encoding zinc finger protein 862-like: MVLFQTSALVEHCSGQKHQDSIAAEMLKRTSIFQEKLDERNLHRHEILYSAFMSLYWLVQHGIAYRNFPSMLKMMRTIGLEKLEHFQHESLWSVRGILTTMGRVIKEKITKAANEAKCYGLMVDDVTDIQVKEQNIIFIQYVENANVQIRFLAVKDLMEDAVSPNAKTITDNIKEELAKDDLDVQKFLSLASDGASVMVGKNNGVAALLKRENPRLVNVHCICHRLALACGDSNNEVEYMLTIERLLVQLYKWLENSCVKTAAYLKMQLRLRDMQLPADESKRHKIGHKLQRACRTRWLSTDKAVQGVW, from the coding sequence ATGGTGTTGTTCCAGACCTCAGCACTTGTGGAGCACTGCAGTGGACAAAAACATCAAGATTCCATTGCAGCAGAAATGTTAAAGAGGACCTcgatttttcaagaaaaacttgaCGAGCGTAACCTCCACAGGCATGAAATTCTGTATAGCGCTTTCATGTCATTGTACTGGCTGGTTCAGCATGGCATTGCCTACCGAAACTTCCCCTCCATGTTGAAGATGATGCGGACGATAGGACTGGAAAAGCTGGAGCATTTCCAACATGAATCATTGTGGTCAGTAAGAGGAATCCTCACGACGATGGGCAGGgtaataaaggaaaagatcacaaAAGCTGCTAACGAAGCAAAGTGTTATGGCCTCATGGTGGACGATGTTACTGACATTCAAGTGAAAGaacaaaacatcattttcatcCAGTATGTGGAAAATGCAAATGTGCAAATCCGCTTTTTAGCTGTCAAAGATCTTATGGAGGATGCTGTGTCACCGAACGCCAAAACCATCACTGACAACATTAAAGAAGAACTGGCTAAGGATGACCTTGACGTTCAAAAATTCCTGAGTTTGGCGTCTGATGGAGCTTCAGTAATGGTTGGCAAGAATAATGGCGTAGCAGCACTGCTCAAAAGGGAGAACCCAAGACTGGTCAACGTTCACTGTATCTGCCACAGACTGGCATTAGCTTGTGGGGACTCCAACAACGAGGTGGAGTACATGCTAACCATAGAACGCCTACTGGTTCAGCTGTACAAGTGGCTCGAAAACTCCTGTGTGAAGACGGCAGCGTATCTTAAGATGCAATTAAGACTTAGAGACATGCAGCTTCCCGCTGACGAGTCTAAACGACACAAAATTGGTCACAAACTCCAACGGGCTTGCAGAACACGGTGGCTGTCCACAGACAAAGCGGTGCAGGGGGTTTGGTAG